From a region of the Babylonia areolata isolate BAREFJ2019XMU chromosome 21, ASM4173473v1, whole genome shotgun sequence genome:
- the LOC143296484 gene encoding protein dispatched homolog 1-like isoform X1, with product MSAVTMITVSPRETAESKAQDTQATDGDNEENREKAAKLREPLLLVKWITNYPHLYFAVCLGVHVLFLAISGIAVLCGYDLYPANFDTLPLELYDEPWMKRDFAWRDRETYPNRVDRTLPPNKYPSWERALTKEGMQLLYDAGDGNIFTKDNLQLIQTIEQRLVSVNQFSSYCQMTQSGTCQPPLSVLRFFDGTYAALNPVFNDPDFDNIPGVIHAAFTNNQTKSGFAFTLGKNHHISNSSVSCTLTRTLIPFGWPLPGYTDEKEMQTALTDFMADHMKPVLDSYLDMSTLDFLFFNEWLLIHTLFMAALYDMALAAGSVAFIFLFIWFHTRSLWVTCLAVLSIVCSFVETNLIYRVVIDFKYFGYFHVVAMFIILGIGADDLFVFWDAWEATGHQSYPSLAHRLYEAYRRSVISMLVTSVTTMTAFLSNAVSPLLATRSFGCFAAILVGIDYLSVVTFFPTIVIFYHLHFEDKPHPCCCCWRKQDGDKERAGDEVPPQTDDLTSENTQAGSTTDILSVLSDKSDSVDPTHVGVGRDQASPTPSRNDNNDVWATRVRQTQDSGSDQSPEGKPSRLVIFFRDYYFAFVTHRVARWVIVSVLLGCLVGLAYSASRLESDKEPIQLYRDSHHYSKAVNLLKEGFVSNDQDETITIYLVWGLKENDLSSCHFSSIECRGDHRFDDSFQASTLAAQRAFVTICDDLFNFTDQQVSEYRIKRDLLSGQLEIACFPRNLQAFLDNDPVSGSADVSLPWDWKKTSDFMTSLNTYYDTSAFNSSFANFLDIPLTYWIWDAFQQNNTEDYQIFNSLFGEETDAYTSSVLTAPSILVGNRIKYVGIAVNTTIRLYSLGHTEGIPIVERWEQFMTEQLKKMPEEMQSGFQTTRTSWHWLYIQRALAENAVLGVGLGVSLALPVLVLSTGNVINGLLATLSICCVTVCVIGVIPLAGWRLGVLVSLNMCLVVGLAVDFVVHLAEGYHMSHRTDRRGKLQQALERMGISVFSGACTTLGASSFMLFAKIQFFFQFGIFMFCTMGFSLVFSMGLYVTVMGILGPEGDTGDIWVLIKKCCVRRNRKIGQHGGAGDNGVE from the exons ATG TCGGCAGTGACAATGATCACAGTATCTCCAAGGGAGACTGCAGAATCGAAAGCCCAGGACACGCAAGCAACCGACGGCGATAACGAAGAGAACAGGGAAAAAGCAGCGAAACTGCGGGAACCTCTCCTCCTCGTCAAATGGATCACAAACTACCCTCATTTGTATTTCG CCGTCTGTCTCGGTGTGCACGTGCTCTTCCTGGCCATATCGGGCATCGCTGTGCTGTGCGGCTACGACCTGTACCCTGCCAACTTTGACACCCTGCCCCTGGAGCTGTATGATGAGCCCTGGATGAAGAGGGACTTCGCCTGGCGGGACAGGGAAACATATCCCAACAG aGTGGATCGTACCCTACCCCCTAACAAGTACCCGAGCTGGGAGCGTGCCTTGACCAAGGAAGGAATGCAGCTCCTCTACGATGCCGGTGACGGCAACATCTTCACCAAGGACAACCTGCAGCTCATCCAGACCATCGAGCAACGCCTGGTCAGCGTGAACCAGTTCTCCTCCTACTGTCAGATGACGCAAAGCGGCACGTGCCAACCGCCATTATCCGTGCTACGCTTCTTTGACGGGACCTACGCGGCTTTGAACCCTGTCTTCAACGACCCCGACTTCGATAACATCCCTGGCGTTATTCATGCGGCGTTCACCAACAACCAGACGAAAAGTGGATTTGCATTCACACTGGGGAAGAATCATCACATAAGTAACTCTTCTGTGTCGTGCACCCTCACCAGAACGTTGATTCCGTTCGGGTGGCCCTTGCCCGGGTATACGGATGAGAAGGAGATGCAGACAGCGCTGACGGACTTCATGGCGGACCACATGAAACCTGTTCTTGATTCCTACCTGGACATGTCTACCTTGGACTTTCTCTTCTTCAATGAGTGGCTGCTGATTCACACCTTGTTTATGGCTGCACTTTACGACATGGCGCTGGCTGCAGGCAGTGTGgctttcatcttcctcttcatctgGTTCCACACACGCTCGCTGTGGGTCACGTGTCTGGCCGTGCTGAGCATCGTGTGCAGCTTTGTGGAGACCAACCTCATCTACCGCGTGGTCATCGACTTTAAGTACTTCGGCTACTTCCATGTAGTGGCCATGTTCATCATCCTGGGGATAGGGGCGGACGACCTCTTTGTATTCTGGGACGCCTGGGAGGCCACCGGGCATCAGTCATACCCCTCCCTGGCGCACCGGCTGTACGAAGCTTACCGGAGGTCCGTCATCTCCATGCTGGTGACGTCAGTGACCACCATGACGGCCTTCCTGTCCAACGCAGTGTCACCCTTACTGGCGACCAGGTCGTTTGGCTGTTTCGCCGCCATTCTGGTTGGGATAGACTATTTGTCCGTGGTGACGTTTTTCCCCACCATCGTCATTTTCTACCACCTGCACTTTGAGGACAAGCCTCatccgtgctgctgctgctggagaaagcaagacggagacaaagagagagcgggtGATGAGGTCCCACCCCAGACCGATGACCTCACGTCAGAAAACACACAAGCTGGCTCCACCACCGACATCCTGTCCGTCCTGTCTGACAAAAGTGATTCAGTCGATCCAACCCACGTTGGCGTCGGACGTGACCAAGCGTCCCCCACACCCTCTaggaacgacaacaacgacgtGTGGGCGACCAGAGTCAGACAGACTCAGGACAGCGGGTCGGACCAGTCCCCTGAGGGAAAGCCCAGCAGGCTGGTGATCTTTTTCCGTGACTACTACTTTGCCTTCGTGACGCACCGGGTTGCTCGCTGGGTGATCGTGAGCGTCCTTCTGGGCTGCCTGGTTGGGCTGGCCTACTCTGCCTCCAGACTGGAGTCTGACAAGGAGCCG ATCCAGCTGTACAGAGACTCGCACCACTATTCCAAGGCCGTCAACCTTCTCAAAGAAGGCTTCGTGTCCAACGACCAGGACGAGACCATCACCATCTACCTGGTGTGGGGACTGAAGGAGAATGACCTGTCCTCCTGTCACTTCTCCTCCATTGAGTGTCGCGGTGACCACCGCTTTGACGACAGCTTTCAGGCCAGCACTCTGGCGGCCCAGCGGGCCTTTGTG ACCATCTGTGACGACCTGTTCAATTTCACGGACCAACAGGTGTCGGAGTACAGAATTAAACGTGACCTCCTGTCTGGACAGCTGGAAATAGCCTGTTTCCCTAGAAACCTGCAGGCATTTCTGGAT AACGATCCTGTTTCTGGCAGTGCTGACGTCAGTTTGCCCTGGGACTGGAAGAAAACGTCAGACTTTATGACGTCACTGAACACTTATTACGACACCTCAGCCTTCAACTCAAGTTTTGCTAATTTCTTAGAT ATCCCTCTGACGTACTGGATCTGGGACGCCTTCCAGCAGAACAACACGGAGGATTACCAGATCTTCAACTCGCTCTTCGGGGAGGAGACTGACGCCTACACTTCCAGCGTTCTGACAGCCCCTT ccaTTCTTGTGGGCAACAGAATCAAGTATGTGGGCATCGCAGTCAACACCACGATAAGGTTGTATTCACTGGGCCACACGGAAGGCATTCCCATTGTGGAGCGCTGGGAACAGTTCATGACAGAACAG CTCAAAAAGATGCCTGAAGAGATGCAGAGTGGTTTCCAGACAACCAGGACCTCTTGGCACTGGCTGTACATTCAGCGT GCCCTGGCGGAGAACGCCGtcctgggggtggggctgggcgTGTCCCTGGCCCTGCCCGTGCTGGTCCTGTCCACCGGCAACGTCATCAACGGTCTGCTGGCCACTCTGTCCATCTGCTGCGTCACCGTCTGCGTCATAGGGGTCATCCCCTTGGCggggtggaggctgggg gtaCTGGTGTCCCTCAACATGTGCCTGGTGGTGGGCCTGGCCGTGGATTTCGTGGTGCACCTGGCGGAAGGATACCACATGTCTCACCGCACTGACCGCCGGGGGAAACTGCAACAGGCGCTGGAGAGGATGGGCATTTCTGTCTTTTCTGGCGCCTGTACTACCCTGGGGGCTTCCTCCTTCATGCTGTTCGCCAAGATTCAGTTCTTCTTTCAG TTCGGAATCTTCATGTTCTGCACCATGGGTTTCTCTTTGGTGTTCTCCATGGGTCTCTACGTCACAGTCATGGGCATTCTGGGACCGGAAGGAGACACCGGTGACATCTGGGTCCTAATCAAGAAGTGCTGCGTGCGCCGGAATCGAAAGATAGGTCAACATGGCGGAGCTGGCGACAACGGTGTGGAGTGA
- the LOC143296484 gene encoding protein dispatched homolog 1-like isoform X2, with the protein MITVSPRETAESKAQDTQATDGDNEENREKAAKLREPLLLVKWITNYPHLYFAVCLGVHVLFLAISGIAVLCGYDLYPANFDTLPLELYDEPWMKRDFAWRDRETYPNRVDRTLPPNKYPSWERALTKEGMQLLYDAGDGNIFTKDNLQLIQTIEQRLVSVNQFSSYCQMTQSGTCQPPLSVLRFFDGTYAALNPVFNDPDFDNIPGVIHAAFTNNQTKSGFAFTLGKNHHISNSSVSCTLTRTLIPFGWPLPGYTDEKEMQTALTDFMADHMKPVLDSYLDMSTLDFLFFNEWLLIHTLFMAALYDMALAAGSVAFIFLFIWFHTRSLWVTCLAVLSIVCSFVETNLIYRVVIDFKYFGYFHVVAMFIILGIGADDLFVFWDAWEATGHQSYPSLAHRLYEAYRRSVISMLVTSVTTMTAFLSNAVSPLLATRSFGCFAAILVGIDYLSVVTFFPTIVIFYHLHFEDKPHPCCCCWRKQDGDKERAGDEVPPQTDDLTSENTQAGSTTDILSVLSDKSDSVDPTHVGVGRDQASPTPSRNDNNDVWATRVRQTQDSGSDQSPEGKPSRLVIFFRDYYFAFVTHRVARWVIVSVLLGCLVGLAYSASRLESDKEPIQLYRDSHHYSKAVNLLKEGFVSNDQDETITIYLVWGLKENDLSSCHFSSIECRGDHRFDDSFQASTLAAQRAFVTICDDLFNFTDQQVSEYRIKRDLLSGQLEIACFPRNLQAFLDNDPVSGSADVSLPWDWKKTSDFMTSLNTYYDTSAFNSSFANFLDIPLTYWIWDAFQQNNTEDYQIFNSLFGEETDAYTSSVLTAPSILVGNRIKYVGIAVNTTIRLYSLGHTEGIPIVERWEQFMTEQLKKMPEEMQSGFQTTRTSWHWLYIQRALAENAVLGVGLGVSLALPVLVLSTGNVINGLLATLSICCVTVCVIGVIPLAGWRLGVLVSLNMCLVVGLAVDFVVHLAEGYHMSHRTDRRGKLQQALERMGISVFSGACTTLGASSFMLFAKIQFFFQFGIFMFCTMGFSLVFSMGLYVTVMGILGPEGDTGDIWVLIKKCCVRRNRKIGQHGGAGDNGVE; encoded by the exons ATGATCACAGTATCTCCAAGGGAGACTGCAGAATCGAAAGCCCAGGACACGCAAGCAACCGACGGCGATAACGAAGAGAACAGGGAAAAAGCAGCGAAACTGCGGGAACCTCTCCTCCTCGTCAAATGGATCACAAACTACCCTCATTTGTATTTCG CCGTCTGTCTCGGTGTGCACGTGCTCTTCCTGGCCATATCGGGCATCGCTGTGCTGTGCGGCTACGACCTGTACCCTGCCAACTTTGACACCCTGCCCCTGGAGCTGTATGATGAGCCCTGGATGAAGAGGGACTTCGCCTGGCGGGACAGGGAAACATATCCCAACAG aGTGGATCGTACCCTACCCCCTAACAAGTACCCGAGCTGGGAGCGTGCCTTGACCAAGGAAGGAATGCAGCTCCTCTACGATGCCGGTGACGGCAACATCTTCACCAAGGACAACCTGCAGCTCATCCAGACCATCGAGCAACGCCTGGTCAGCGTGAACCAGTTCTCCTCCTACTGTCAGATGACGCAAAGCGGCACGTGCCAACCGCCATTATCCGTGCTACGCTTCTTTGACGGGACCTACGCGGCTTTGAACCCTGTCTTCAACGACCCCGACTTCGATAACATCCCTGGCGTTATTCATGCGGCGTTCACCAACAACCAGACGAAAAGTGGATTTGCATTCACACTGGGGAAGAATCATCACATAAGTAACTCTTCTGTGTCGTGCACCCTCACCAGAACGTTGATTCCGTTCGGGTGGCCCTTGCCCGGGTATACGGATGAGAAGGAGATGCAGACAGCGCTGACGGACTTCATGGCGGACCACATGAAACCTGTTCTTGATTCCTACCTGGACATGTCTACCTTGGACTTTCTCTTCTTCAATGAGTGGCTGCTGATTCACACCTTGTTTATGGCTGCACTTTACGACATGGCGCTGGCTGCAGGCAGTGTGgctttcatcttcctcttcatctgGTTCCACACACGCTCGCTGTGGGTCACGTGTCTGGCCGTGCTGAGCATCGTGTGCAGCTTTGTGGAGACCAACCTCATCTACCGCGTGGTCATCGACTTTAAGTACTTCGGCTACTTCCATGTAGTGGCCATGTTCATCATCCTGGGGATAGGGGCGGACGACCTCTTTGTATTCTGGGACGCCTGGGAGGCCACCGGGCATCAGTCATACCCCTCCCTGGCGCACCGGCTGTACGAAGCTTACCGGAGGTCCGTCATCTCCATGCTGGTGACGTCAGTGACCACCATGACGGCCTTCCTGTCCAACGCAGTGTCACCCTTACTGGCGACCAGGTCGTTTGGCTGTTTCGCCGCCATTCTGGTTGGGATAGACTATTTGTCCGTGGTGACGTTTTTCCCCACCATCGTCATTTTCTACCACCTGCACTTTGAGGACAAGCCTCatccgtgctgctgctgctggagaaagcaagacggagacaaagagagagcgggtGATGAGGTCCCACCCCAGACCGATGACCTCACGTCAGAAAACACACAAGCTGGCTCCACCACCGACATCCTGTCCGTCCTGTCTGACAAAAGTGATTCAGTCGATCCAACCCACGTTGGCGTCGGACGTGACCAAGCGTCCCCCACACCCTCTaggaacgacaacaacgacgtGTGGGCGACCAGAGTCAGACAGACTCAGGACAGCGGGTCGGACCAGTCCCCTGAGGGAAAGCCCAGCAGGCTGGTGATCTTTTTCCGTGACTACTACTTTGCCTTCGTGACGCACCGGGTTGCTCGCTGGGTGATCGTGAGCGTCCTTCTGGGCTGCCTGGTTGGGCTGGCCTACTCTGCCTCCAGACTGGAGTCTGACAAGGAGCCG ATCCAGCTGTACAGAGACTCGCACCACTATTCCAAGGCCGTCAACCTTCTCAAAGAAGGCTTCGTGTCCAACGACCAGGACGAGACCATCACCATCTACCTGGTGTGGGGACTGAAGGAGAATGACCTGTCCTCCTGTCACTTCTCCTCCATTGAGTGTCGCGGTGACCACCGCTTTGACGACAGCTTTCAGGCCAGCACTCTGGCGGCCCAGCGGGCCTTTGTG ACCATCTGTGACGACCTGTTCAATTTCACGGACCAACAGGTGTCGGAGTACAGAATTAAACGTGACCTCCTGTCTGGACAGCTGGAAATAGCCTGTTTCCCTAGAAACCTGCAGGCATTTCTGGAT AACGATCCTGTTTCTGGCAGTGCTGACGTCAGTTTGCCCTGGGACTGGAAGAAAACGTCAGACTTTATGACGTCACTGAACACTTATTACGACACCTCAGCCTTCAACTCAAGTTTTGCTAATTTCTTAGAT ATCCCTCTGACGTACTGGATCTGGGACGCCTTCCAGCAGAACAACACGGAGGATTACCAGATCTTCAACTCGCTCTTCGGGGAGGAGACTGACGCCTACACTTCCAGCGTTCTGACAGCCCCTT ccaTTCTTGTGGGCAACAGAATCAAGTATGTGGGCATCGCAGTCAACACCACGATAAGGTTGTATTCACTGGGCCACACGGAAGGCATTCCCATTGTGGAGCGCTGGGAACAGTTCATGACAGAACAG CTCAAAAAGATGCCTGAAGAGATGCAGAGTGGTTTCCAGACAACCAGGACCTCTTGGCACTGGCTGTACATTCAGCGT GCCCTGGCGGAGAACGCCGtcctgggggtggggctgggcgTGTCCCTGGCCCTGCCCGTGCTGGTCCTGTCCACCGGCAACGTCATCAACGGTCTGCTGGCCACTCTGTCCATCTGCTGCGTCACCGTCTGCGTCATAGGGGTCATCCCCTTGGCggggtggaggctgggg gtaCTGGTGTCCCTCAACATGTGCCTGGTGGTGGGCCTGGCCGTGGATTTCGTGGTGCACCTGGCGGAAGGATACCACATGTCTCACCGCACTGACCGCCGGGGGAAACTGCAACAGGCGCTGGAGAGGATGGGCATTTCTGTCTTTTCTGGCGCCTGTACTACCCTGGGGGCTTCCTCCTTCATGCTGTTCGCCAAGATTCAGTTCTTCTTTCAG TTCGGAATCTTCATGTTCTGCACCATGGGTTTCTCTTTGGTGTTCTCCATGGGTCTCTACGTCACAGTCATGGGCATTCTGGGACCGGAAGGAGACACCGGTGACATCTGGGTCCTAATCAAGAAGTGCTGCGTGCGCCGGAATCGAAAGATAGGTCAACATGGCGGAGCTGGCGACAACGGTGTGGAGTGA